CGGACAGAAACACTTCGCGTCAAGTTTAATGCAATTGACGTAAGTGATGATATGAAGGTCTTTCAATATGCAAGACAAGGGCTAAAGCCAGGGCTATTCTATGATTTTGCTGAAGCGATTAATATTTCTAATAAATCACTGGCAGATCTGATTAATATATCTTCCAGGACCATCAGTAACTATAAAGAACAAAAGAAATTACTGGAACCTGTTTATGGGGAGCATTTGCTTAAATTAATAGGTCTTTATAAAAAAGGAGTAGAGTTATTTGGCTCAGTTGATGAATTCAGCTATTGGTTAAACAAACCTTTCTGGAATTCAAAAGAACGTCCTATGGATTGGTTAACAACTCCGGGAGGGGTAGACCTGGTAGCAGATGAACTGATAAAAATGGCTTATGGTGATGCCGTTTAAGTTTACAGATGATTGTATTCAGAATAGGGCATAAAAATTATGCGGGTTCACTCACTGCATCAGGGGTAAACGGAAGATGGGCCTCTGCTGGTAAGCGGGTAATCTATTGCGCAGAAAACATACCACTGGCCTTCATGGAAAATATGGTACGGAGACAGGGGGTAGGTTTCAATCAGGACTTTAAAACTGTTTTTGTTGAAATTCCGGATGATTTATTAATTAATACTGTCGAGGAAAGTAAACTGGATCCTGACTGGCGTGATCCTTATGATTACAGTCATTGTCAGCCAATAGGAAATAAATGGTTTGACGACCTGAGATTTCCTGTGCTCAAAGTTCCATCGGCTGTCATGCCTGAGTGTAATAACTACGTGCTGAATACGCTGCATCCTGATTTTAAAAGAATCAGACTAATTGCTGTTACAGATCTTGTACCGGACGTAAGAATAGAAGATATCCTCAAAAAATATCATTAAATTATTTATACCACAGAAAGTTAATATAAATGATATCGGACCAGGAAATCTTACAATGGGTTTAAAGATTATAAAATTTATATTTTTCGGTAACTATTTTATAGGCCTCCTTGCCGTGGCTTTAACCATAGAATCTACCCTGCAGTTAAAAGTACCTTTTAATTCACTGACCTATTATATCTTATTGTTTTTTGCGCCAATTGTCTATTATACTTATGCTTATATGGGGGCAAAAAGTAGTATTAATACCCAAAATCCCCGGACAGCATGGTATGCAGAACATCGTAATTTTATAAGGTTGAGTCAGCTGTTGCTAAGTCTGGTTTGCGGGGGACTGATTGCCTATATGGTTATCAGTAATTTTCAGGCTATTTTGCATCTGCCTCTTGAATACTGGATTATTGTAGGTCTAGTGATAGGGATGGCTGTTCTCTATTATGGGCTTGTACCTGTTTTCTTCTTTAATCTCAACTTAAGGAATACGGGATGGCTTAAACCCTTCATTATCGGCTTTGTCTGGGCCGCCACGGCAAACCTGCTGCCATTGATTTTACTCAAAATACAGTCTGATACGGACGTTGCTAAAACAACTTTCTGGTACTTTCTTTTTGTGAAAAACTGGATGTTCTGTACAGTAAATGCAATTATGTTTGACATGAAGGATTATGCGATTGATTCTAACAGTCAGCTTAAAACATTTGTGGTTAGAATAGGACTCAAAAAGACCATATTCTATGTCTTAATTCCTCTTTTGATTACCGGGATTTTATCTTTACTGGTGTTTGCTGGTATTGAAAAGTTTCCACTGCCCAGGGTTTTAATTAACCTGATTCCGTTTGTACTTACTGCAATTGTTGCCTATTCGATGAATAGCAGAAAGAAAATATTTTATTACCTTATTGTTATTGATGGACTGATCATGGTAAAGGCCATTTGTGGTATCATTGCAATGCAGTTTATTTAGAAATGAGTTTGTCCTGATAATCCAGAGGGAATGAAAAATAATTATGATCGTATAGCCGGATATTATGATGTGCTGAGCCGGATGGTTTATTTTCGTGCTCAGATGAAAGCACAGATTGATCAGCTGAGTGCTATTCCGGTAAACAGTACTATCCTAATTGCAGGGGGAGGCACGGGTTGGATACTGGAGGAAATTGCCAGAATACATCCTTCCGGTTTAAAGATCACTTATGTCGAAATCTCTTCAAAAATGCTTGACATTTCAAAGAAAAGGGATGTAAAAGCTAATACTGTAACTTATATCCATTCTGCTATGGAGGATTTTAAAACAACAGCTCTTTATGATGTTATAATTACAGCTTTCTTTTTTGATAATTTTGCTGCGGATAGTGTAGGCACTGTCTTCAATCAGCTTAATGGTTTGCTGAAATCCGGTGGTCTGTGGTTGTTTTCTGATTTTTATTACACTGAAAAGTCTGGAAAAGTATGGCAGCGGTTGTTATTACAGGCAATGTATTCGTTTTTTAGTAAGATTTCTGCTGTTGAAGCAAAATCGCTGATTAATACAGAACATCTCTTTGAAGAAAGGCTGTATTCTCCACTCAATACATCTTTTTATTACCGTCGTTTTATTAAAAGTATAATTTACCGGAAGCCTGATTAGCTAATTATTGCTAATTCTGCAGAAAGAACGTGAAATAGAAAAGGCTTTCTTTGTTTTAATATATTCTCTGTGGTCTGATAAGTCAGTATAGTGTCATTTGTCGTTTCGCAGAGTACTGTTTTTACCGACTTTCCTTGTTTTTTTGCTCAAAAAGGAGACAATTAGTCTGCATTATCTTTGAATTTAATAATTTCTGACGCAATTATTTGAATTTAATAAGTATTGATTTGAACCGCATATTTTCGTTTGACGTTATAACAGATATTTTTGCCTGTACAATAAACACTAAGTAGAATATCGATTTAATTTAACATCAATCTAATGCCCCGAGTATCATTTTCTACAATTCTTTTTTCCTCTTTCCTGTGTACTGCTGTATCTGCCACTGCTCAAACCTTAAATATGAAGGATGCAGTCAATGCAGCAATTACCAATTATGGAACTATAAAGGCAAAAGATAATTACGTTAGTGCCTCTAAACAAACAGTTGAACAG
This portion of the Pedobacter lusitanus genome encodes:
- a CDS encoding antitoxin Xre-like helix-turn-helix domain-containing protein, which codes for MSTTSVLLSDKRTETLRVKFNAIDVSDDMKVFQYARQGLKPGLFYDFAEAINISNKSLADLINISSRTISNYKEQKKLLEPVYGEHLLKLIGLYKKGVELFGSVDEFSYWLNKPFWNSKERPMDWLTTPGGVDLVADELIKMAYGDAV
- a CDS encoding RES family NAD+ phosphorylase; the encoded protein is MIVFRIGHKNYAGSLTASGVNGRWASAGKRVIYCAENIPLAFMENMVRRQGVGFNQDFKTVFVEIPDDLLINTVEESKLDPDWRDPYDYSHCQPIGNKWFDDLRFPVLKVPSAVMPECNNYVLNTLHPDFKRIRLIAVTDLVPDVRIEDILKKYH
- a CDS encoding class I SAM-dependent methyltransferase; its protein translation is MKNNYDRIAGYYDVLSRMVYFRAQMKAQIDQLSAIPVNSTILIAGGGTGWILEEIARIHPSGLKITYVEISSKMLDISKKRDVKANTVTYIHSAMEDFKTTALYDVIITAFFFDNFAADSVGTVFNQLNGLLKSGGLWLFSDFYYTEKSGKVWQRLLLQAMYSFFSKISAVEAKSLINTEHLFEERLYSPLNTSFYYRRFIKSIIYRKPD